A stretch of the Janthinobacterium sp. B9-8 genome encodes the following:
- a CDS encoding ZIP family metal transporter: MSVLAWIMTASVAGSLLSVLAAACIAYAARPSWIPKLVSFAVGSLLAAAFLEILPHAFGEHDHRPAVAQTTSNNSIMAEHEHLVSKADTHAEHDHSASKDTDHEEHSQSPSASSISLTLLAGILAFFIMEKLVIWRHCHHEACEELEPHEHTHGHGHGHGRAGLMIIVGDTFHNFLDGALIAAAFMTDINVGIATSLAIIAHEVPQEVGDFIVLLHSGYSKTKALLLNAMSSLAALIGALLAYWSLQTVTHWQPYLLALGASSMIYVAIADLIPGLHKRPQLKDTAQQVTLILAGVAFIAVPHFLFPH, encoded by the coding sequence ATGAGTGTTCTTGCTTGGATTATGACCGCCAGCGTAGCGGGCAGCTTACTCAGTGTGCTCGCCGCCGCATGTATTGCCTACGCCGCACGGCCTAGCTGGATTCCAAAATTAGTCAGTTTTGCCGTCGGCTCGCTCTTAGCAGCCGCCTTTCTAGAAATTCTTCCCCATGCTTTTGGTGAACACGATCATCGGCCTGCTGTCGCCCAGACAACAAGCAATAATTCGATCATGGCAGAGCATGAGCACCTTGTCAGCAAAGCGGATACCCACGCAGAACACGATCACTCTGCAAGCAAAGACACAGATCACGAAGAACACTCACAAAGCCCTTCAGCATCGAGCATCTCTTTAACACTGCTCGCAGGGATTCTAGCGTTTTTTATTATGGAAAAACTCGTGATCTGGCGGCATTGCCATCACGAAGCATGCGAAGAATTAGAGCCGCACGAACATACACACGGGCATGGCCACGGCCACGGCCGAGCGGGGCTGATGATTATTGTCGGCGACACCTTCCATAATTTCTTAGATGGCGCACTGATTGCCGCTGCTTTTATGACTGATATTAATGTGGGGATCGCCACATCGCTGGCCATTATCGCTCACGAAGTGCCACAGGAAGTCGGCGATTTTATTGTGCTCTTGCATTCAGGCTATAGCAAAACCAAAGCCTTGCTGCTCAATGCCATGTCGTCGCTAGCCGCATTAATCGGCGCGCTGCTCGCCTACTGGTCGCTGCAAACCGTTACCCACTGGCAGCCTTATCTGCTGGCGCTGGGTGCATCCAGCATGATTTATGTCGCCATTGCCGATCTCATCCCTGGCCTGCATAAACGCCCTCAGCTTAAAGATACCGCTCAGCAAGTGACGCTGATTCTGGCTGGAGTAGCATTTATTGCTGTGCCACACTTTTTATTCCCGCACTGA
- the pgeF gene encoding peptidoglycan editing factor PgeF, whose product MSVNKPLPPMWIRPDWPAPATVQAISTSRHGGVSTAPWASLNLGNHVDDSPEAVAHNRAIVRQYLPSAPVWLTQVHGVQVVDAATALQNTEADAVTAHTVSAVCAVMTADCLPVLLCNQAGTVVGAAHAGWRGLCSGVIEATITQMQVPSDTLMAWLGPAIGPNAFEVGEEVRTAFMAHDSTAINAFRPSRNNGKWLVDIYLLAKQRLQACGVHAIYGGDYCTVTDSDRFFSYRRDQRTGRMASLIWLTE is encoded by the coding sequence ATGTCCGTGAATAAGCCACTCCCCCCAATGTGGATCAGGCCGGATTGGCCTGCACCTGCCACGGTGCAGGCTATTTCGACCAGCCGCCACGGTGGTGTAAGTACCGCGCCTTGGGCGAGCCTCAACCTGGGCAACCATGTTGACGACTCTCCTGAAGCGGTTGCTCACAACCGGGCCATTGTGCGCCAGTATCTGCCTAGCGCCCCGGTATGGCTAACGCAGGTACACGGTGTACAGGTGGTCGATGCTGCCACTGCTCTGCAAAATACCGAAGCCGATGCCGTGACTGCGCATACTGTAAGCGCAGTCTGCGCGGTGATGACGGCAGACTGCCTGCCCGTCTTACTTTGCAATCAGGCTGGCACCGTGGTTGGGGCTGCCCATGCGGGCTGGCGCGGCCTTTGCAGTGGCGTGATCGAAGCCACCATTACGCAGATGCAAGTACCATCTGATACGCTCATGGCCTGGCTTGGGCCTGCCATTGGCCCGAATGCGTTTGAAGTGGGAGAAGAAGTCCGTACGGCATTTATGGCGCACGATAGCACCGCAATCAACGCATTTAGACCCAGCAGAAACAATGGAAAATGGTTGGTTGATATTTATCTACTGGCAAAGCAAAGGCTACAAGCCTGTGGTGTACACGCGATTTATGGCGGCGACTATTGCACGGTTACGGATTCCGATCGCTTTTTTTCTTACCGCCGCGATCAGCGCACAGGCCGTATGGCCAGCTTAATTTGGCTGACCGAATGA
- the rluD gene encoding 23S rRNA pseudouridine(1911/1915/1917) synthase RluD — MMHSENELNDYNDFEQAHVLTVPSDLAGERLDAALAKMLPEFSRNRLSTWIKDGLVFLNGNPAVPKTKLWGGETISVLPQPEAETSAFQPEDIELDIIYEDATLLVLNKAPGLVVHPGTGNWTGTVLNGLLHRYPELKLIPRAGIVHRLDKDTSGLMVIARTLMAQNSLVQQLQARTVKRHYMAIAQGLLSNDGKVDAPIGRHPKERIKMAVVYSGKHAVTHYKIREHFTAHTLVECQLETGRTHQIRVHMAHINHPLAADPIYGGKPRLHSPEVSIALGEFARQALHARKLSLIHPETGKTMTWKAALPEDMDMLVNVLRLDAGMLEEDWDDDWDVDDSDCEVMYVRE; from the coding sequence ATGATGCATTCCGAAAACGAATTAAACGATTATAACGACTTCGAGCAGGCGCATGTCCTGACCGTGCCATCCGATTTGGCTGGGGAGCGCTTGGACGCTGCTTTAGCCAAGATGCTGCCCGAATTTTCCCGTAACCGACTCTCCACATGGATTAAAGACGGCCTAGTCTTTCTTAACGGCAACCCTGCCGTCCCCAAAACAAAATTATGGGGTGGTGAAACGATTAGTGTCTTACCCCAACCCGAAGCTGAGACTAGTGCTTTTCAGCCTGAAGATATCGAATTAGATATTATTTACGAAGATGCTACCTTACTTGTGCTGAATAAAGCACCGGGTTTAGTTGTGCATCCCGGCACAGGCAACTGGACAGGCACTGTACTTAACGGCTTACTCCACCGCTACCCAGAGCTTAAACTTATTCCCCGCGCAGGCATCGTACACCGACTGGACAAGGATACCAGTGGCTTAATGGTGATTGCACGCACCTTGATGGCGCAAAATAGTCTTGTGCAACAATTACAAGCACGTACAGTCAAGCGCCACTATATGGCCATTGCTCAAGGTTTACTTTCCAATGATGGCAAAGTAGACGCCCCAATTGGCCGCCATCCTAAAGAAAGAATTAAAATGGCGGTAGTGTATTCAGGCAAGCATGCAGTGACTCACTATAAGATTCGCGAACACTTTACCGCGCACACCTTAGTTGAATGTCAGCTTGAGACGGGCCGCACGCATCAGATCCGCGTGCATATGGCGCATATCAATCACCCGCTGGCAGCTGACCCGATTTATGGCGGCAAACCAAGACTACACTCGCCGGAAGTCAGTATTGCACTCGGTGAATTTGCACGTCAGGCATTGCATGCCCGCAAACTGTCGCTTATTCACCCTGAAACCGGCAAAACCATGACTTGGAAAGCCGCGCTTCCGGAAGACATGGACATGCTGGTCAATGTGCTGCGCTTAGACGCTGGCATGCTGGAAGAAGACTGGGACGACGATTGGGATGTTGACGATAGCGACTGCGAAGTCATGTATGTCCGTGAATAA
- a CDS encoding outer membrane protein assembly factor BamD gives MNKILPRFIVSAVLAGLLAACASTPDEQDETRGWTAEKIFTEAKAEQDSRNFDRSNKLFEKLEARFPYGRHAQQAQIETAYNHYKNQEPLLAFAAIDRFIKQYPAHPNIDYAYYLKGLVNFNEAQGFLSSLIKQDMSERDPKAARESFDTFRQLVTRYPESKYAADSTVRMGYLVGALASHELHVAKYYYNRGAFLAAANRGKYLLETYSSTKQVEPALGIMALAYDKLGLVELRDDVKKVLFKNYPQTAVLDEGVLFSDADWWKPW, from the coding sequence ATGAATAAGATTCTACCGCGATTCATCGTCTCTGCAGTACTTGCCGGATTATTGGCAGCTTGCGCATCCACTCCTGATGAACAGGATGAAACCCGTGGCTGGACGGCCGAGAAGATTTTTACCGAGGCAAAAGCCGAGCAAGACAGCCGCAATTTTGATCGTTCAAACAAGCTGTTTGAAAAGTTAGAAGCACGTTTTCCTTATGGCAGACATGCTCAGCAAGCGCAAATCGAAACGGCTTATAACCATTATAAAAACCAAGAGCCTTTGTTGGCTTTTGCGGCAATCGATCGCTTTATTAAGCAATACCCAGCGCATCCAAATATTGATTACGCCTACTATTTAAAGGGTTTGGTTAACTTTAACGAGGCGCAGGGCTTCTTATCCAGCCTGATCAAGCAGGATATGTCGGAGCGCGATCCAAAGGCAGCAAGGGAGTCATTTGATACCTTCCGCCAGCTTGTTACCCGCTATCCAGAGAGTAAGTACGCCGCTGATTCAACGGTACGTATGGGGTATTTGGTTGGTGCATTGGCTAGCCACGAGTTGCACGTAGCTAAGTACTATTACAACCGTGGTGCATTTTTAGCCGCAGCAAATCGTGGTAAATATTTACTAGAAACGTATTCGAGTACCAAGCAGGTGGAGCCCGCTTTAGGCATCATGGCCTTGGCTTACGATAAGCTTGGTTTAGTTGAGTTGCGTGACGATGTGAAAAAAGTGTTGTTTAAGAATTACCCGCAAACAGCAGTATTGGATGAGGGCGTTTTGTTCTCTGACGCTGACTGGTGGAAGCCTTGGTAA
- the tmk gene encoding dTMP kinase, producing MIALGRFLSVEGIDGAGKSTQLAWIAQWLAQQGIAFVQTREPGGTPMGEKLRELLLTEPMHLETETLLMFAGRREHLAQVILPALERGDWVLCDRFSDASYAYQGGGRGLPREKFIALEEWVQGSGLNKIQPDLTFIFDVPLAVSQERMANGRTLDRFEREAADFHARVRAAYLERAASEPERIRVIDANRSLEQIQTELAEILSTLL from the coding sequence ATGATAGCGTTGGGTCGTTTTCTCTCGGTAGAAGGCATTGATGGCGCGGGTAAAAGCACTCAACTGGCGTGGATTGCACAGTGGCTGGCTCAGCAAGGCATTGCCTTTGTCCAAACGCGCGAGCCAGGTGGCACACCTATGGGCGAGAAGCTGCGTGAGTTACTTCTTACCGAGCCTATGCACTTAGAAACAGAAACGCTGCTGATGTTTGCAGGGCGGCGTGAACATCTGGCGCAAGTGATTTTGCCTGCGCTAGAGCGTGGCGATTGGGTGCTGTGTGATCGCTTTAGCGATGCCAGCTATGCCTATCAGGGCGGCGGACGAGGCTTGCCGCGCGAGAAGTTTATTGCGCTGGAGGAATGGGTGCAGGGTAGTGGCCTAAATAAAATCCAACCTGATTTAACATTTATTTTTGATGTACCCTTGGCGGTTAGCCAAGAGCGTATGGCAAATGGCCGTACTTTAGATCGCTTTGAGCGTGAAGCCGCTGATTTTCATGCGCGGGTGCGTGCAGCTTATTTAGAAAGAGCTGCTAGCGAGCCGGAGCGGATTCGCGTGATTGATGCTAATCGCTCTTTAGAGCAAATCCAAACCGAGCTAGCTGAGATACTGAGTACCCTACTTTAA
- the holB gene encoding DNA polymerase III subunit delta': MKTLYPWQAAPWSQLMREIDRLPHAMLITGEEGIGKKRFAEYLAQFLLCEDEAKTTAPCGVCDGCRWYLAGNHPDFRLVSPEDGDGEASEDAKPKRKSQVIGVDDIRDLADFVNLTAHRKGIRVTLVYPAEALNIAAANAFLKTLEEPPSGAVFILVSNHWRRLLPTIRSRCRVFPMATPDQTAAMAWLAQQQVVNPALHLSHTGGAPLAALDDASAEWLPNRKAFLAHIANPAALDVLAVAAELEKAKLEMALVVGWLQKWVHDLINIKMTGKLRYYPDWDSDLRRIATQSSAFFHYTDRLNEAMRLAHHPLNQRLVFESLLFAYLDALRGKSSKGRK, encoded by the coding sequence ATGAAAACACTTTACCCTTGGCAAGCAGCGCCTTGGTCGCAATTGATGCGTGAAATTGATCGCCTGCCACACGCCATGCTGATCACGGGTGAGGAAGGTATCGGAAAAAAGCGCTTTGCAGAATACCTGGCGCAATTTCTGCTCTGCGAAGACGAAGCAAAAACCACTGCACCATGTGGTGTATGCGATGGTTGCCGCTGGTATCTGGCAGGTAATCATCCTGATTTTCGGCTGGTTTCTCCAGAAGACGGGGATGGGGAAGCGAGTGAAGATGCCAAACCTAAGCGTAAATCGCAGGTGATTGGCGTTGATGATATTCGTGATCTGGCTGATTTTGTGAATCTGACGGCACATAGAAAGGGCATTCGTGTGACCTTGGTGTATCCGGCAGAGGCATTAAATATTGCCGCCGCCAATGCTTTTTTAAAAACGCTGGAAGAGCCGCCATCTGGTGCCGTGTTTATCTTGGTATCCAATCACTGGCGGCGCTTATTGCCTACGATACGTAGTCGCTGCCGGGTGTTTCCTATGGCCACTCCCGATCAAACTGCGGCAATGGCATGGCTGGCGCAGCAGCAAGTGGTTAACCCTGCTTTGCATTTATCGCATACGGGCGGCGCACCTTTGGCTGCACTGGATGATGCCAGTGCAGAGTGGTTGCCTAATCGTAAAGCGTTTTTAGCGCATATTGCCAATCCGGCGGCTTTAGATGTGCTGGCAGTGGCTGCGGAGCTAGAAAAGGCTAAACTGGAAATGGCATTAGTAGTTGGCTGGTTGCAAAAGTGGGTGCATGATTTAATCAATATAAAGATGACGGGCAAACTTCGCTATTATCCTGATTGGGATAGCGATTTACGCCGCATCGCGACTCAATCATCTGCCTTTTTTCATTACACAGATCGTTTGAATGAAGCCATGCGTCTTGCGCATCACCCTTTAAATCAGCGATTAGTGTTTGAATCTTTATTGTTTGCTTACTTGGATGCACTGCGTGGTAAAAGCAGTAAGGGAAGAAAATGA
- a CDS encoding PilZ domain-containing protein produces MSEPIKAPVSRPGVLSLNIKEKAALYASYMPFIKGGGIFIPTNKAYVLGDEVFMLLSLLDDPAKIAVSGNVVWITPQGANNNHQQGIGVKFSGNEAGNQAKTKIEGLLGGYLQSARTTHTM; encoded by the coding sequence ATGAGTGAACCTATTAAAGCACCGGTCTCGCGCCCTGGTGTGTTATCACTAAATATTAAAGAAAAAGCCGCTTTATATGCTTCATACATGCCTTTTATAAAGGGGGGCGGGATTTTTATTCCGACCAATAAGGCCTATGTATTGGGCGATGAAGTTTTTATGCTGTTATCTCTTTTAGATGATCCGGCCAAAATTGCAGTATCAGGCAATGTGGTCTGGATTACGCCTCAGGGTGCGAATAATAATCACCAGCAGGGCATCGGCGTGAAATTCTCTGGTAATGAGGCGGGTAATCAGGCCAAAACCAAGATTGAAGGCTTGCTGGGCGGCTATTTGCAATCTGCTCGCACCACGCACACGATGTAA
- a CDS encoding TatD family hydrolase — translation MFIDSHCHINFPDLAANIDQHLAKMAENKVTHALCVAVNLPELPSVLALADAHANIFASVGVHPDYEDTPEPTVEQLVELALHKKVVAIGETGLDYYRLQGDLEWQRERFRVHIRAAKMAGLPLIIHTRSSAEDTIRILKEEGAAEVGGVLHCFTESWEVAQAAMELGFYISFSGIVSFKKAVELHEVARLVPLDRMLIETDSPYLAPVPFRGKQNQPAWVRHVAESIADLRGVSVNQIADASTANFFKLFARAKA, via the coding sequence ATGTTTATTGATTCGCATTGCCATATTAATTTCCCCGATCTTGCAGCCAATATCGACCAGCACTTAGCTAAGATGGCTGAAAATAAAGTGACGCATGCTTTGTGCGTAGCTGTGAATTTGCCAGAGCTGCCTTCGGTATTGGCCCTTGCTGATGCGCACGCTAATATCTTTGCTTCGGTTGGTGTGCACCCAGATTACGAAGATACGCCAGAGCCAACGGTTGAGCAGCTTGTTGAGCTGGCTTTGCATAAAAAGGTTGTGGCGATTGGTGAAACGGGGCTGGATTATTATCGCTTGCAAGGCGATTTGGAATGGCAGCGCGAGCGCTTCAGAGTGCATATTCGCGCCGCAAAAATGGCTGGTTTGCCGCTGATTATTCATACCCGTTCTTCGGCGGAGGATACGATTCGTATCCTAAAAGAAGAAGGCGCGGCGGAAGTAGGTGGTGTATTGCACTGCTTTACCGAGAGCTGGGAAGTGGCGCAGGCGGCGATGGAGTTGGGGTTTTATATATCTTTCTCAGGCATTGTGTCGTTTAAAAAAGCCGTTGAGCTACACGAAGTAGCGCGTTTAGTGCCTTTAGATCGAATGCTCATCGAAACCGATTCGCCCTATCTGGCCCCTGTGCCTTTCCGTGGTAAGCAAAACCAGCCAGCCTGGGTGCGGCATGTGGCTGAATCGATTGCCGATTTGCGCGGCGTGAGTGTGAATCAGATTGCAGACGCCAGCACGGCTAACTTCTTTAAATTATTTGCTCGAGCTAAAGCATGA
- a CDS encoding MBL fold metallo-hydrolase, with product MKVEALLLGVGSSGGSPALGCSCPTCASTDPKNSRTRASAVLRAGGKTFLIDTGPDLRHQALREQLLHVDAVLYTHPHADHLNGIDDIRAFCWLQRAAIPVFGNEFMLDHIRQRFPYTLFPPNNFWDKPVLTLHSVSDSTFEFAGIAIEPIPLMHGKWPILGYRIGNVAYLTDVSEIPATSIAKLQGLDIVFLDCLRRVPHPTHFSVDQAIAAAQLIGAKQTVMIHMTHELEYQALSQELPAGMVVGYDGMRLISEVT from the coding sequence ATGAAAGTAGAGGCGCTTTTACTGGGTGTAGGTTCCAGCGGTGGCTCGCCAGCACTGGGCTGCTCTTGCCCGACCTGCGCCTCGACTGATCCCAAAAACAGCCGTACCCGCGCCTCTGCCGTGCTGCGTGCCGGGGGTAAAACTTTTCTGATCGATACCGGCCCTGATCTGCGCCATCAGGCCTTGCGCGAGCAGCTATTGCATGTAGATGCGGTGCTTTATACCCACCCCCATGCCGATCATTTGAATGGTATCGACGATATTCGCGCTTTTTGCTGGCTGCAAAGAGCGGCTATTCCGGTGTTTGGTAATGAGTTTATGCTCGACCATATCCGTCAGCGTTTCCCCTATACCCTGTTTCCGCCTAATAATTTCTGGGATAAACCGGTACTGACTCTGCATTCGGTGAGTGATAGCACTTTTGAATTTGCGGGCATTGCTATCGAGCCTATTCCCCTGATGCACGGCAAATGGCCGATTCTGGGCTATCGCATTGGTAATGTGGCGTATTTAACTGATGTGTCCGAGATCCCCGCTACCAGCATCGCCAAACTGCAAGGCCTGGACATCGTATTTTTAGATTGCCTGCGCCGCGTGCCTCATCCTACGCATTTTTCTGTTGATCAGGCGATTGCTGCAGCTCAATTGATTGGTGCAAAGCAAACCGTGATGATCCATATGACTCACGAGCTGGAATACCAAGCACTCTCACAAGAGTTGCCTGCGGGTATGGTGGTGGGCTATGACGGCATGCGATTGATCAGTGAAGTAACTTAA
- a CDS encoding efflux transporter outer membrane subunit translates to MLKLQITLRGALPCACALLVACAAAPQAEKHGHPLPAYYPADQTIPSAQATAAAGLGWKNLFVDPYLQGLISNALAYNSDLRVASARVAEAKALYGIQDANRWPMVAVGAEAGRARKPADLSPVRKTLLGSQYQVGFSLATYELDFWGRVSSLNEAALAQFLASAEAKQAFQISLIALVSNSYLQDLELAERVSLAEKTLASREESLRIMQRRVDVGSASDLVLRQAQILMFSTRSELAVLKRQQAQNTALLAQLTGHADLPRTTHLALDQQGLEREIAAGLPSDLLLQRPDLRAAEQKLKASRANVKAARAAFFPSITLTGMAGMASSDLDRLFSSGQQIWSFLPQISLPLFDAGLTQHNLDLAEARKHLAVANYESTVRSAFRDVSNALAAQHWLTVQLAEQTELVKFEAERTRLADLRYEHGAITYLEVLDAKRALFSAEQALVQLRRARLSSTVDLYVAVGGGQDELLTPAGKKEEK, encoded by the coding sequence ATGCTAAAGCTCCAGATTACGTTGCGCGGTGCTCTTCCCTGCGCTTGCGCCCTTTTAGTGGCTTGTGCCGCTGCCCCTCAGGCCGAGAAACACGGCCATCCTCTTCCTGCCTATTACCCCGCTGATCAAACTATTCCTTCTGCCCAAGCTACGGCGGCTGCTGGCTTGGGCTGGAAAAACCTATTTGTTGATCCGTATTTACAAGGGCTAATTAGCAATGCGCTGGCTTATAACAGCGATTTGCGAGTGGCCAGTGCCCGCGTGGCAGAGGCGAAAGCACTGTATGGCATTCAGGATGCAAATCGTTGGCCGATGGTGGCGGTGGGGGCAGAGGCAGGGCGGGCTCGTAAGCCAGCTGATTTATCGCCCGTCCGCAAGACTTTGCTGGGAAGTCAGTATCAGGTGGGCTTTAGCCTTGCTACTTATGAGCTGGATTTTTGGGGAAGAGTCAGTAGCTTAAATGAGGCGGCCTTGGCGCAATTTCTGGCGAGCGCAGAAGCTAAACAGGCGTTTCAGATCAGCTTAATTGCCTTAGTGAGCAATAGTTATTTGCAAGATTTAGAGCTGGCCGAGCGGGTGTCTTTAGCAGAAAAAACCTTGGCAAGCCGTGAAGAATCGCTTCGAATTATGCAGCGGCGTGTGGATGTGGGCAGCGCTTCTGATTTGGTTTTGCGACAAGCGCAAATACTGATGTTTTCTACCCGTAGCGAGCTGGCCGTCTTAAAGCGCCAGCAGGCCCAAAATACGGCTTTATTGGCCCAGCTTACAGGGCATGCTGATTTACCAAGAACCACTCATTTAGCTTTAGATCAGCAGGGCTTGGAGCGTGAGATTGCGGCCGGATTGCCGAGCGATCTTTTACTCCAGCGCCCAGATTTGCGCGCCGCCGAGCAAAAGCTTAAAGCCAGCCGAGCCAATGTAAAGGCCGCACGCGCTGCTTTTTTCCCTAGCATTACCCTCACAGGCATGGCGGGAATGGCGAGTAGTGATCTGGACAGGCTCTTTAGCTCTGGCCAGCAAATTTGGAGCTTTCTGCCGCAAATCTCTTTGCCGCTATTTGATGCGGGGCTGACTCAGCACAATTTGGATCTGGCCGAGGCACGTAAACATCTGGCGGTGGCCAATTACGAAAGTACCGTGCGCAGTGCTTTTCGTGATGTATCCAATGCCCTAGCGGCTCAGCACTGGCTGACGGTTCAACTGGCGGAGCAAACCGAGCTGGTGAAATTTGAGGCAGAGCGCACACGGCTGGCTGATCTGCGCTATGAGCATGGCGCAATTACCTACTTAGAAGTATTGGATGCCAAACGCGCCTTATTTAGTGCTGAGCAAGCACTGGTACAGCTGCGGCGTGCCCGATTATCCAGCACCGTGGATCTTTATGTGGCCGTGGGTGGTGGACAAGATGAGTTGCTGACGCCTGCTGGCAAAAAGGAAGAAAAATGA
- a CDS encoding HlyD family secretion protein, translating into MKLTLKNGLIGAGVALVLLVAGVAIWFFVHKDDDEPKDFAASNGRLEATEVNVASKMAGRVQEILVKEGDLVQKNDVLAKMDMSALQAQLLQARAELANAISRKDAAQAQIAQRDADAVTAQAILLQRNSELDLAGKTAARSKALLLERATSVQEADNDSARLNNSRAAVTVAKAQIATADAGIRAAHAQVQQAEAGILAADAGVKRLESDLEDGVLRAPLAGRVQFRVAQPGEVVGNGGNVLSLIDLSDVYMTFFLPTNLAGRVALGADVRLVLDAAKQYVIPAKVSFVADVAQFTPKTVETENEREKLMFRIKARIDPELLKKNIQNVKTGVPGVAHVQLNASQPWVKELKVNLP; encoded by the coding sequence ATGAAACTGACACTCAAAAATGGCTTGATTGGCGCGGGCGTGGCACTGGTATTGCTGGTGGCTGGGGTTGCAATTTGGTTTTTTGTGCATAAAGACGATGATGAGCCTAAGGACTTTGCCGCCAGTAATGGGCGTCTGGAAGCCACCGAGGTAAATGTAGCCAGCAAGATGGCAGGGCGGGTGCAGGAAATCTTAGTCAAAGAAGGCGATTTGGTGCAGAAAAATGATGTGCTCGCCAAAATGGATATGTCGGCATTGCAAGCGCAGCTGCTGCAGGCAAGGGCAGAGCTAGCCAATGCGATCAGTCGAAAAGATGCTGCCCAGGCGCAAATTGCCCAACGCGATGCGGATGCCGTTACAGCGCAGGCGATATTGCTGCAAAGAAATTCCGAGCTGGATTTGGCAGGAAAAACAGCGGCCAGATCGAAGGCCTTGCTGCTAGAGCGGGCCACTTCGGTGCAAGAAGCCGATAACGATAGCGCTCGGCTCAATAATTCGCGGGCCGCTGTTACCGTGGCAAAAGCGCAGATTGCCACCGCAGATGCAGGCATTCGTGCTGCCCATGCACAGGTGCAGCAGGCAGAGGCAGGGATACTGGCCGCTGATGCCGGAGTGAAGCGTTTAGAAAGTGATTTAGAAGACGGCGTTCTGCGTGCACCACTGGCTGGGCGCGTTCAGTTTAGGGTGGCGCAGCCGGGTGAAGTGGTGGGCAATGGCGGTAATGTGCTTAGCCTGATTGATTTAAGCGATGTGTATATGACGTTTTTCCTGCCGACCAATTTGGCAGGGCGGGTGGCGCTGGGTGCTGATGTGCGCCTAGTGCTCGATGCGGCAAAGCAATATGTGATCCCGGCTAAGGTGTCTTTTGTGGCTGACGTTGCCCAATTCACACCTAAAACGGTAGAAACAGAAAACGAGCGCGAAAAACTAATGTTTCGCATCAAGGCAAGGATCGATCCTGAGCTATTGAAAAAGAATATTCAAAACGTGAAAACGGGCGTGCCGGGCGTAGCTCATGTGCAGTTGAATGCCTCTCAGCCTTGGGTCAAAGAGCTTAAAGTGAACTTGCCATGA